From the genome of Trichosurus vulpecula isolate mTriVul1 chromosome 6, mTriVul1.pri, whole genome shotgun sequence:
ATTCCtaatttttattgtataattACATACCATTATGACCATACACCAAAATTCAATCGTTCCCAACTGATAAACACTTGTTATGTGTCCAGTTCCttgataacacacacacacacacacacacacacacacacacacacacacaagcataatCCTGCTCTGAATGTTTTAGGATATACAGGACTTTTTCTGTATTGAAATCACCTGAAATATAGGGCCAACAGCAGGATCAATAAAATAATGGTTCTGAATTGTTTGGTTTCCTTTTTCCAGTAACTcctaattgttttccagaatagttctTTCAATTGAAAGTCCTACCACCTTTACATGAATGTGCTTTTCTTTGCAGACACTCTTCaatgactatttccattttaattttttctttgttttctgcaTGTGAGGAAAAACTGCTGAATGGCTTTAACTTGCATTTTAATAtcacaaaaatctattttaaaccAAAAGTATCATacaggggcagcaaggtggtgtagtggatagagcactgggcctggagtcaggacctgaattcaaatctgacctcagatacttaataactaCATGACCCTGAGGAATTCACTtgaccttgtttacctcagtttcctcaactataaaatgagctagagaaggaaatggcaaatcactccagtatctctgccaagaaaaccgcaaatggggttaaaaagaatcagacatgattgaaatgattgGACAAAAAACAAAGTATCCTATGCAATGGGGGTACACTAAAACCTTTTCCAATAAATGTAGGAATAGATTAAGGATACTCACTCTCCCTACTGTCATTTGAGAGAGTTCTAAAAActctagcaatagcaataagatgaagaaaaatgaattcaTAGAATAAATTTAGGTGAAGAAGGGGTAAAACTGTCCCTGTTTGCTGATATGGTGATTTACTTGGAAAACTCCAGGGAACCAGCGTAAATATTGAAACAATTGACAGCTTTAGCAAAGCgataggctacaaaataaatcctcaaaaatcaatgGCACCtctatacaataataacaaaatacaagaAGCAAGAATAGAAAGCAAAATCCCATTTTCAATAAGAACAAAATGTGCAAAATATGTGGGGATCGAactaccaaagcacacaaaagtcTGATATAGACTCACTGACAAAGTGCTCATTACATAGCTGGAGGAGCGCTCAGTGCTCAGGGCTAGGCCATTCCAACAGAGCAAAAACGACAGAACTACCCAAATCACTTTGCACATTTAATGCCATCGTGCTATAGCATCGAATTACAAAATGAATACTTTACAGGCATtgaggaaataataataaaattcacttgGAAAAAAGTCTAGAACCTCAAGGGAAATGTTGAAAATCAATATGGATGAAGGAGggggaatagcacttccagacccCAAGTTGTATtccacagcagcagtcatcaagaCCACCTGGTCTTAGTTCTTCTATGGATGGCAGGGCTAAATGGTAGCAGGCGGGTTTTTAAGGGTGTTGCtctcatttgtccttcatttttcttttagtttccttctttaattCAAATAGtatgttattttttccaatcacatgtgaagacaattttcaacattcgttttcataagattttgagtttcaaatttttctccctccttccttccctcccttcccccttcccaagacaggaagcaatctaatataggttatatgtgtacgatcatgtgaaacaaatttctacattagtcatgttgtgaaagaagaagcagaacaaaaggaaaaacctgaggggaaaaaaggcaaagaaagtgaaaatagtctgctttgatctgcattcggacGTATCACTTCTTCCTCTGGACATGCACAGGATTTTCCACCATGGGTCTTTTGGAacggtcttggatcattgtgctgctgagaagagctaaggcagccatagctgatcatcacacaatggtgctcttactgtgtacaatgttgccCTGTTTCTACCCACCTCACTCAGCAGCGGTTCATACgtgtctttcctggtttttctgaagtccacttgctcatcatttctgatggtataatagtattccattacattcatatactgcaacttgttcaaccatgatgggcatcctttcaatttccagttctttgccaccacaaaattgcagctataaagatttttgtacttgtgggtccttttcctttttatgatctctttgtgatagagacctagtagtggtattcctggatcagagggtatgcacagtttggttgctttttgggcatagttccaaatcattctcttcagtattttttcagcattttttttggttctcctttagcaagtcattgacttgtttttcatggttttctcgcatccttctcatttctcttcccaatttttcctccacttccctaacttgcttttccaaatcctttttgagctcttccatggcctgagaccagttcatgtttttcttggaggcttttgttgtaggctctttgactttgttgacttcttctggctgtatgttttggtcttctttgtcaccaaagtaagattccaaagtctgagactgaatctgggtgcattttcgctgcatggccatattcccagccaactaacttgacccttgagtttttcagtggggtatgactgcttgtagactaaagagttctatgttccaagcctggggggatgtgccagctctgccacaccagcactcctccttccccaagaacccccaacccggactggacttagatcttcagcaggctcttcactcctgctctgatcagtcacttaattcctcccaccaggtgggcctggagccggaagcaactgcagctgtagttctgtagctgccccacctctgctgcccccggggcagtagccaaaccacaaactccttccactcccccagcttttcccactaatcttctctgttgtctttggtgtttgtgggttgagacgtctggtaactactacagctcactgattcagagcactagggcatgctccgcctggctcctggtctggttggtccatgccgcccatgctgggctctgctctgctccactctgctccactcccagctccgtgcgggatagacctcactcagagaccatccaggctgtcctgggctggagccctgtttctctctgctattttgtgggttctgcagtccaAATCGTTCTCTagtatggttggatcagttcacaactttaccaacaatgcattagtgtcccaattttcccatatcttctccaacacctataattttccttttctattatattagccaatctgataggtgtgaggtagtacctcagagttgttttaattttcatttctctaatcaatagttatttgtagcactttttcatattactatatttgattttgatttctttatctgaaaactgcctcttcatatcctttgaccatttatcaactgtggaatgacttgtattcttacaaatttgactcagttctctatatatttgagaaatggggccttcATAAGAGAAATTTGATGTAAatattgtttcccagcttcctgttttccttctaatcttggttgcattggttttgtttgtgcaaaacctttttaatttaatttactatAATCAAagttttccattttgcatttcataatgctctctatctcttgtttagtcataaatttttcccttcttcatagatctgacaggtaaactattccttgctttcctaatttgcttatggtatcatcctttatttctaaatcatgtacccattttggccTCATCTTGGTTTCCAGTGTGAgctgttgatctatacctagtttctgccacattattttccagttttcccaacagtttttgtcacatagtgagttcttattccagaagctggagtctttggatttatcaaacagcaTATTACTACAaacattgactattgtgtcttgtgtacccactctattccactgatccacccctctatttctcagccagcaccaaatggttttgatgattgtcactttatagtacagttttagatctggtgtgcctaggccaccttcttttgcatttttttcattaattcttttgatattctcgacattttgttccttcagatgaattttgttactgtttttttagctctacaaaataattcttggtagtttgattggcatggtattaaataagtaaatcaattcagatagaattgtcattttttattatattagctcaacctacccatgagcaattgatattttcctaattgtttagatctgactttatttgtgtgaagaagTGTTTTGtacttgtgttcatatagttcctaggtttatCTTAGCGGGTAGATTACCgagtgttttatattgtctgcagctATTtgcatggaatttctctttctatctcttgccactgagttttgttggtaatatataggaacgctgatgatttgtgtagatatattttatatcctgtgactttgccaaagttgttaattatttcaagtagttttttagctgattctctaagTTTGCCATCAAATCCTTTGCAAAAAGTGATCAtttagtttcctctttgcctattctaattcctccaatttctctttcttctcttattgctagagctaacatttctagtacaatattgaataataggggtgataatgggcatcctttaTTTCATCCTGATCATCCTGATCTTCTTGGGAAAGCtactagtttatccccattacagatgctgctgctgctggttttagatagatattatttgAAGGCATTGAACGCTAACCAGGGCTTTGGGGGTTTGATGACGCAGCCTCTACATGCCCCCTGTCACACATTTACTATCCACATGGCCTTGCTCATGTTGGGTCATATGCCTGAAAAGCCCCCACCCTGCTCTTAAAGCCAAAGGTCAATGCCACTTACCCCAGGGCTTCTTCTCTGATCCTCTTTGTTAGCAATgacttttccttttcagtcttcccACAGTTCTTTGTTTCCACTTTTCTATGTCCCTCCCCTGAATGACTGTGTATTACCATTATTGGTATATTCCTCTGAGCCCCCTACCACAGAATCACAGTGGGATGGCGGCGGGGCACTGATGCCTAGGAAGGCTCTGCCCCAGAAGCCTAGGTCagaatgggaggggagagaacaaGAAAATGAATCAATCAGAATTGCTGTCTAATAAATGGAGCAGAAGGCAGTAGTACAGGGTTTGGGTGAGGGAGAGCTTAAGGAGAGAGTCTTGGAGAAAAAGAGGGTGTTGGGCAACGGAAGAGCAGAAGATTTGGAGGAGCCTACTTGCCATCAAGGAACCACCGGGAACAGGGCCTGGTGCCCATGTGGCTTTCAGTTACAAAACAATGACAAGAGAGCAGGGAATTGTAGGACAATCAGGAACATATTTCCTTGGTGACTGGGGACAAAATCCCTGAGGATCATAAAATCTAACCAGACTGGGAAACTTGTAATATGTGAATCCAGGTAGCTAAGAGATCATGATAATTTATCACGGCTAAAACTCTCCAATAAACCACAAACTCACTAATTTCTCcttgaagaaaaacaatttattcaaCAAGCAGGGTTAGAATACATATTAGGTTATCACTTTGGGGATAGCTTGAGCAGAAGCATCAATCAACTCAACAACTTTTTAGTTAGGGAATAACAAATGGTCCAACAATACAGATCTCCACCTCCCCAACCTGACTCTGGGCTGCATCTTCACCTAAATTCACCACAGACAACCCCGACGTGCAGGGGCCTTCAATGATCTGTTATTATACCACAAGGATATCAGGTTGTGTGGGACACTGGACTGATAAGGAAAGTCAGCAGTCTTGGAATCCAAAACATATCTTGCATCCCTATTCCCAAACCCAACCCAAACCCCAAGCCATCCCATGGGCTTTGCCCACACCTCTCCTTTGGCCCTACAATTCTATCAAGCATAACCTAGCAGCATTAATAAGGGAAGACAGATCCATTAAATCAGGGGCTCTAAATTGGGGGTCTGTGACTTTGTTGTTTAGTTTTAATGAATActttaataaagtattttaataaaattcatttccttAGTAATCCTATCTATTTTAAAGCATcattctaagaagggatccaAAGGCTTCATCGGACCAGCTGACAAAGGCcctatgtctctttctctctctctctctctctctctcactcactcacacacacacacacacacacacacacacacacacaaatgtgaaAAACTCTAGAATCAAAAGATAAAGCTACCCCAGAGGACCCCCTGAGGAAGGTGGGACAAAATATACCAACTGGAAGGTCATGGAAAAATCATGACCAGCCCCTCTTGGGAATGAAGTAACCATGGAAGGATAAAAAGATCATCATTTTAATGGTGACAGAGGTGTTAGGAGTCCTTCAAACCCAATGCCTTTCCTGGGAAGTGAATGAAGTCAACTCTCATTACCAAGAGTGGTAAAGGCAAAGATGGGCTAGTGTCATCAAGTCTATGGTTTATTCCTATAAGTAGTCTGGATGGGCTGCTGGCCCAGTTTCCATGCACACATTGTTCTGTGGGACCCTTAAGAACAAACTCCTCCAAATGGGGGGGGCAGGTTTACACTCAATTAGGAACTAGCTGCTCACATGTCCAGGCATGAAGGAACCGTGGAGGTGGGGCTACAGTCCTAGTCCTCATAAAGCAGGTGTTATGGGATATGAAGAAGTTATTGGGATGGGGTGAGCCTATGAGGTAGGGAAGGGCATATTCTAGCATGAATCCAGACCCCAGATCTTCAGATTTCTCACTAGAGTGCAGTCCACTCAGTGGACTTCTTTTGTTTGAAAGCCAGAAAAGAGTAGACATGAAGGTCCTGAGCAGAGGGTCCAAAGACTCCCTCAGGTCCTGCTTCATCTGAGCTGAGGGGTCAGGGAGGGGAGTATGTCATTCCCTCACTGTTATCTGTTGTCACACAAGGTCAGGGGACAAGGTCAGATCACTGCTACAGACACTGGGTAAGTGACTGGGCCACAGCTCCTGAAGCTTGATCTATGTGAGGGTCCTGGGGTGAAAAGGAAGAAcgggggaggagaaggagcacaTGCCCATCCTAGAACAATGGCTGACTTTTCTTCAGTGTGCCCATTCTTCCATGTTACCTGCCTTTGACCTATGATCTCCGAGAGTTGTGGGATTAGGCAGGTCCACGATGAGGCCCACAGGGTAACCCCTCCTTAAATGGATAGAATGAATCAGGGTACTTGTAATGGCAACAGTGCCCCATCCCTCCTTCTCATCTGGCTCACAGACTCACAGGAAGCCTGTCTAATCTATCTCAAAATGTAACATTCCTTGAGTATGAGGAATGATCagggctgaggtggggtggaatTCCATACCAAGGGAGTGCTTTGGAACACATTCTTGTCCACCTTGTAGACAGAGTTAACCCAAAGGATGTGTGCTTCACCAGGCGCATGGCATGGGTTTTTACTTTCCCCATTAGGAGGCCCCACGTGCCAACTCCCTCATCAAATCTAAGGGCCCTAAACCTTACCTCCAAGTAGAAAACATAAAACAATCTGTCTTCCAAAGCAAGTGTAAGGCtacaggagaagagaggagaaaatggctACAGCTGTAATGGGACTCAAGGGGCAAGCCCAGGGTCCTAGGCAGGGGAGAGGAACCTGccacctcgaggccacatgtggccctctaggtcctcaggtatggccttttgactgagtccaagttttacagaacaaatccttttgttaaggggatttgttctgtgaagtttggagtctatcaaagggctgaacttcatggcctagagggccacatgtggccttgaggccgcaggttccccacccttgctagaggaatcctcccttcccctttctctaccGATTACAGCCTCTGGGGAGTGCTCAGGCTGACATTTCCAAAGTTTCTGTGGGGGGGTTCTCCTTgctctctcccatctctgcctcATCTTTCAGGGCCCTCTGGAGGACCACTCTGAGgggctccctccttctcttctgtctGAAGCTACCCAGGAAGAAGTAAATAAGTGGGTTTGTGCTACTGTTCACACAGGATAGAAgctgaaagacaaaaaagatgcACCTTGTGTTTATCAGCCAATATAAGAGAAACCAGTAGATTCCCAAAGGCAAGCCACAGAGCAAGAACATAAGGACTGTGAACAGGATGAGGAGATAGAGCTTGGAGGGTGCCCTATGCTGGGCATGGCACTGGAATTTAAGGAGTAGAGTCAAGCTGGACACACACAGCAGGCAAACCAAGAAGAGGATCAATGTAACAAAAGAGAAGTCCCATGCTAGACATGACATTATACTGGAGGGCATCAAAACAAGTAAACCACAGGCAAAACCTTCTAGTAGATTCCCCAGAAGGTAGAGTGTCCAGAAGAGGAAGCACACGGTGGCAGAAGTGTGCTTGGGGCGGCGGCATCGGTACCAGATGGGGAAGAGCACGGACAGACAGCGCTCGGTGCTGATTGCAGCCAAGAAGCTCAGGCCCAAGgtataaaagaaaaatgtgacaGTGAAAATAAATGTTGGTCCTATGTCCCACAAGTCATGACGAATAAGTGTGATGGAACGCACAATCTGGCTACACAGGTAGAAGAAGTCAGCCCCGGCCAAGTTAAGGATGTAGACAGAGAAAGGGTTCCTCTTGACGCAGAAACCCAGGAGCCAAAGGACAAGTGCATTTGCCACCAACCCACAAAAGCTGATGGCCAACATGATGGAGTTAACTGTCACAACAAATATCCCATCTTCACAATCACCCAAACCAACAAAGAGAGATTCATTAGTATTTCTCTCAGTCCAGCTTTCATCAACAGAGCCTTGTGGCATTTGGGTGGAAATCTGCATCATGGTGGTTGGGTCCATGCTGGAGAAGCCTCCCCTGGGCACTGCTGACTCTGCTATACCTGCAGATAAAATAACATAGAGGTGGTGTGCCAAGaattctggggtgggggtggggggtcaaGAAAGTCCCCATTTCATTCCCCACCTCAAGTCACACTGAACCTAATGAAACATGACAGAGAACATTTAGAGATGTGATGCAAGGGATGGGGAAGAACTGCCCATCCAGTGGGAAGACTTTGTCAGTCCAACCTCCCTCATTGCTCTACCCTCAGACCAAGGGTCACCAATATGCTTCATGTCACATGTCCTGACCAAAGAAGGAATGGATGGGGAGAACCTTAGGCATCAGTGACTGAATCAGCCTCTCAGGGAGCTTCTAAATAGGGTTCACAGGGAGAAAAACCCGTGAGCAGGACCAAGAATTTTCCCCCAGAGGAAGGGCTTCTTCTACAAAGGAGGGTGTTCTTGTGAATACCTGCATGTTGTCATGGATGTGATAGTCTACTCAATTTTTCCCAT
Proteins encoded in this window:
- the LOC118852780 gene encoding mas-related G-protein coupled receptor member X2-like, whose protein sequence is MDPTTMMQISTQMPQGSVDESWTERNTNESLFVGLGDCEDGIFVVTVNSIMLAISFCGLVANALVLWLLGFCVKRNPFSVYILNLAGADFFYLCSQIVRSITLIRHDLWDIGPTFIFTVTFFFYTLGLSFLAAISTERCLSVLFPIWYRCRRPKHTSATVCFLFWTLYLLGNLLEGFACGLLVLMPSSIMSCLAWDFSFVTLILFLVCLLCVSSLTLLLKFQCHAQHRAPSKLYLLILFTVLMFLLCGLPLGIYWFLLYWLINTRTLT